Genomic segment of Danio aesculapii chromosome 25, fDanAes4.1, whole genome shotgun sequence:
TTGCACATTGCTATTTATGCCACtataccaggcatgggcaaactcgatcctcgagggccagtgtccctgcagagttttgctccaacactaatcaaacacacctgaacaccctaattagtgtctttaagatcactagaaagctacaagcaggtgtgtttgattagggttggtgcaaaactatgcagggacaccggccctccaggatcgagtttgcccatccctgcactaTACTGTAATTTTAAAGGATCTAAAGGGATAGTTAATTAAGTCATCATTAAATAAAGTCATAATTGTTCCTGCTGTTGCTCTAATTCTGTACTATGCTATGCACTATGCTCTTCTTTTTTgggcaaacaaaaataaaataaaaaaaatctcctgCTTACACTTGTAATCATCGTCTTGTCCATATAACGGCGAGGAATAGCTTTTAAAAAAGAAGCCAACGTATCAGAGAATAGTCTTATGCAACACGTTATATATCCAAAGTTGAAAATTGGTTAAAGGacaggggaaaaataaaaaatacagaaatttaacGTTTGATTTAAAATCCTGACATTGGGCTTCCAACTAACTACTACTCAAAAACAAGAAATCAAGGTTATTACATAAAACCCAACCTAAAACACAATGCGGCAGCTAGCACTCTGCAACTCTCATGTGGTCGCCTACTGAAGCTAAGGAGGGCAGTACCTAGATAGGAGAACACATAGGAAAGccaggtctgtgtaggtcctaatgccccagtatattgatggggaatctatactgctcagtgagcaccgtcttcggatgagacattaaacctaGGTCCTGACTAATGCAATGttaggtcattaaaaatcccaggatgtccttcgaaaaagagtaggggctTAACCCCCAGcaccctggccaaatttgcccactggcctctgtccatcatggcctcttaaccatccccatatcataattggtttcatcactctgtctcctctccaccaatcagctggtgtgtggtgtgccatcgtgtcatccaggaggatgctgcacactggtggtggatgaggagattctccccaaaaatgtgtaaagcgcttcgagtgtccagaaaagcgctatataaatgtaaggaatcattattattattaatctatgTACTTTATTCTTTGAGGTTAATATGTCTTTTGTGTTGATTGCAACAAGTtacaataatgacaataatatctgTCAGTTGTAATTGATATTTGACAACAGTTCCGGTCTGTTAAAGTGGAAATATCCAACTTGAGATTTCTAGGCatcgtgttttatttattttgttttttatatacaattttcTGTCATCTTGTCACTTGTGTGTTTTGCCTGGGCTAAGATTGAACTAATAAAAATCCAAGAATGTACAATtctgcaaaaagaatgatgaCCAAAGTCAGGATTTttgttataatatattttgttatatgtattaaatttcatgttgttttttatgtcaCCCCACTGAATAACCACAGAACACTTGGATTACAAGTTGTGTTTGTTTCAATCGACGATTCTGAGATTTTTATCTTTATCAAGTATAAAGTTGGTTGTCTTTTACTGGATTaccaaaatactttttttccctCCAAATTTCTCGATTTGTGGTCTGGGAAAACACCATCAACACCAGGGTAAGGAAATACAAATGAATAGTTCAGttacaaaaacctctaagtgccattaaattgttacattttctcagctttctttgtttatgttgagttatttcactttaaaaccaGGAAAAGAACTTACTCCTTGCCGTAAGTGTGATATTACTTAACCTACACACCTACGCCTGATAacaattttagaggaaaatttgagactgtttttgcatctgaactcttcacatttatttcattttttgagtgaactacttCTTTAATTATGAACTAtgacaaaaataactttaacttTGATTAATAACTTTGATTAAAATGAACTGTGTAGAACTGAATATCAGATGTAATCACACAGTGCTTCATTGTGGCTATGCAAACATCCTCAATAAATGGAAGAACCTGGAATAAGCAATAGCCAAAATACAGTGTGTGGTGTGTAGAGTCGAGGAGATCATACTTACATACTCACAGACGTGCGTACTCGAGTACGGACACACTGTTTTGCTTTTCTCAATCAAAAATGAGCCATTTATTTCATGACAGGAAACAGTTTCACATGTAAAATTCTTGACATCTCCATCCTAACAAAAGACAGACAGAGTACATTAAGACTTTGACATATGATTAAATGTAAGAGAGAAGAAGTTTAAGAATGTTGTCAAACATACATAAAGAATGTGTTTAGTGTTGTCCTCTCTATAATAAATGCAGCTTATTAGTTTACATGTTCCACAGCACTCTCCATCTTGTTTCACATATTCAAACCCCTATGGAGATAAAAGTAGATATTATGGAGCAGTAACTGTATTCTTTACTGTATTTTCAAACCAGACAGCAGCACTCATGCAAACAGACCACAATGCAAATTACCTCAAGGCACTCGTCATCAGGGCACATTTCAGGATAACAATTCATTTGATATAGTTCAGTCCATGGGTCCCATGCACAGTTACATTCAACACAAGGCTCTACGTGGATTTTAGTCCCAGGCTAGAAAGAAGAAAAGATGGAACAAAGTGAAAGCAATGTAGGAAGCTGAAGAAATTTTCAATCTATTTGCCTTATCTTGCAATGGCAAAGTATGGCTTTTGACTTACGATTCATTGGCTACAGTTACATGCACCCAAATAATCTGTTTGTAATCAGATTGATGGTTCAATTggataaataaaaacattcacatAAATGCAGTTATGGAACCGATTGAGCTTTTGGTTGAATTGGAAGTGGTGGATCATCCTATTTTTAATCCAGTCTAAAAGCAAGTAATGGTCATGTCATCATCACTACTTTCTTCATTGTATTCAGACGTCTCTGGGACACATGCACGGTGCAATGTTGACATGCATTAGCCTgcacatatttagatttttaacctAAATTTAAGTTTGAATTAGCcctgtaaataatataattaaaattaaataaattattaattaattaataataattaataaattattaattaaagtattcatttaattattttcctttggcttagtcccttatttatcaggggtcgccacaacgaaatgaacaaccaactatactggcatatgttttaagcagcagatgcccagtaattggaaacacccatacacactcaacatATGGCAACTTttgtctattcaattcacctatagtgcatgtccggagcacccggaggaagcacatgccaacacggggagaacatgcaaactccacacagaactgccaaatgatccagccgggactcaaaccagcgacattcttgctgtatgGTGACAGTGCTTACCATGCTGCCATGCCGCCCCACAGAAGTTAAATATTATAAttcagaattaataaataaaatactcaaGGCTATTAAATGGTTTTCTTAATAATGTGTGAATTAATGTGtttgaaattacatttaatatttctattttcAGACACGATAacctacttaaaaaataaaaaaacaatatttaaaaaaaaaactttcttaaaTGCAGAATGCAAGCATTAATCAGAATGTATATAAAACACTTATAAAAGGATATTTGAATTATATTACAGAGTACATGTAAACAGCATGATCGGATTCAATTAGTTTGGATTGATGAAAATTAATGCATGAAAACAGCATAATGCATAATGTAAATTGCTAGGAATAACAAATGGCtgtaaatggtcaaactacttggtCTACAAACTAGTTTGCAACATCAGCATAGTAAGCTTTTTATTGGCTTAAAggagtggtccactacgatatcatattttaaactttagttcatgtgtaatgtagatgtgtgaacataaacaacatctcggaatgtaatatgctcaaagtttagtgcaaagggagacattcgcttttacagagttagcttagcaaagcctacagcaaacaaagtttgggggataaaaaaaaatacatccgggttaatgagatcataGGGATTTCTGGTTACATGCATTCGCATACACCGTCGCAGCAAccaggcgtggccagaggcgctgtaatgttgtCCGCTTGATAAGTGTGACTTCAcgtgaagcggcttccgggtccaagcgttCTATCAACCTCTATGGAGAAActtatcaaatggtaataataaacatttacaaagcgctgtaatactttcaaaactCATgatcgaaatatatatatatatatatccatgcctaatatccgttggcaagaaagtgatacatttttttataagttgttaaaatttttttatttgtgatgcagcaagtccagagaccgaTGTGTACACTATGACTTTTTATAaagttcactttaatgtgtgataggactaaaaagtggccataaacaaatcttttctcaattcaaatgagtagcttggacccggaaacagtattccatacatcaccgatacgtcacgacttaacaagcggatagcagGGAAGCTAAAACGCTGCTATTTGCATTTTGCTTATTTTGTTTCTATATTTGGGATTCCAAGGGACaggacacaaagacagaagtgcttacaatttaaatttatctatgttccagagaattataataaatgtataactagCATTTGACAAAAGACAGCATCCAgaatctcccagttcagtgctggattcggctaaaaacttctcaaagaaggagcagctccaaccataatagacaaagctgtgAATTGTGAACCACAACCtgtgagtgtttttatttgttaaaattgatcaattacatgcacagtttctagcgttaacaatATGTTGTAGCAAAGACGGATGTTAACAACAGCAAATGCTGTTTagcactgctaacaatttagccaCAAATTCAAAAGCTCCTGATTTTAGCTACAAAAtcagtcaaacccctgtaaacacccacaatcttcaccagcgcgcACAgagtctctctatgcggccaatttccctgtgttctacatcttaaataacaaacttgcaaaagatatgtgaacgtttcatattaattacacatgcttattctgaataaatgtattagatacttgtcagattttattttagaaagcaaGAGTGAGGTTCAACCCGCTTGTTAAGTAAGGAATACTGTTTCCAGTCCAAGCAGCTACTCATTTGATTTAAGAAAATTtttgtttatggccactttttagtcatatcacactttaaagtgaattttatataaagtcatagtgtacacatcggtctctggacttgctgcaaaataccaacattttaataattcatattcaattaatcactttctggccattggatattaggcatggttatatatattgcggtcgtgattttcgaaaatatcatatcgctttgtaaacgtttattattaccatttgatgagtctcgccatacagtttgatagagcgattggacccggaagccgcttcgtgtgacgtcacacttaacaagcagactGTGTACTCTTCATTTTTTGGTCAGATTCAAGGACAAACTACTGCTtttctgactgactgtttacaacGGCTGACTGACTGTTACACATgcttcctggtgacatggagccgatccgCTAATCACAGCATTATGTTCTCTGGCAAATCAAAGGGTGGGctttttggaggaactaggaaaaaTGACAATTgctttcatgttagctgagtgggtgtatataatcaaagtaagatatatgaaaaaaaacatatatatattttttttttttacaaatgaagcaagccttaaaaatacactgtgaacCAACCCTTTAAAATTAGACAATTACAATTAGGCTACAATGACCAAGTCCACTTTAATATGAAAAGAAAggttaaataaagtttttttgttgaacaatttcatgtttttaattaccTTACACTCTGTGTTGTTGAAGGCACACAGTTCTTTTGGCTCTGtagaagcaacacacacacacacacattaaaaagagTCTCAGTAAATTCATGCCAAACAAACAACCTGATCGAAGTGCATAGAACAAATAGTGATAGCGCATCTGATTTGTGGACAGAAGTCTCCATTATGGTGCACAATTATTTCAAATCCGACCCCACACTTTTCTCTTAAAGTGGGCACATGCTACAATCTACATCATGAAACAGAGTGAGAGAAAGCTTCAATCACATAACACACATAATTCTGAAGCAAACCcagttttaaaaagaaacaaactcCTCTTACTGCAAACTTGTCTTCTGCAGCATGGCTCTGATGGATCGGTGACATTGACCAGCATGAAGGGCTCAGTGCAGTTCACAGGAGGCACATTGGGACACTTCATGGGTTTACAGATGACTGACATCCTGGCCTTATCACAGACACAGTCCTCACAGTTGTGCGTATAATTCTCATTAAACTgcagcaaacaaaaaacaaaaattgcataaTGGCACAGGGATGCTCCTTTAGGAAGTGACTATTGAACAGGTTTAAATCTTGTATACCTCAATTGGTTTCCCAGATTGGTCCAAGCATCCTACAAGAAAAGAcagatacattttaaaacaggcTATGGGATGCAGGTGCAAGTTATCGATTATATATTATAagccacaaataataacttgacttctagttgatcatttggaaaagtggcagaaggtcactttttcagatgaatcatctgttgaactgcatcctaatcatcacaaatactgcagaagacctattggacccgcatggagccaagattctgacagaaatcagtcaagtttggtgaaggaaaaatcatgatttggggttacattcagtatgggggcgtgcgggagatctgcagagtggatggcaacatcaacagcctgaggtataaagacatttgtgctgcccattacattacaaaccacaggagagggcaggaTAGCGCCCCTTCTCATCCTCCACATCaaggttcctgaaagcaaagaaggtcaaggtgctccaggattggccagcctagtcaccagacatcaacattattgagcatgtctggggtaagatggagaatGCATTGAAGATgtatccaaagaatcttgagtcctgcaagaacgccacttctgataccaaatgatcaactagaagtcaagttattatttgatgttcctaaaacttggataggcgacaagacttttgtcgggtAGTGTATATAAAGAGGTATAGTAATATGACAGAGACTATGGCTTCTCACCACAGGGTTGTGGCACACAGACTCCAGAATCCTTGGTGAAGAGTGTTGTGTTCTGACTACAGAAGCAGCCTTCTGTGGACACTGTAATGTTGCTCTCCATTTGTCTATaagcaaatattttacagtgtgtaactTACAATACATCCGTTATCACATCAATAATGTAATAATGGGATATTTTATTTCAGAGAGGCCAATTCCAATTTTCTGCTAAGATTAGATTTCTTTTAACAACTAATAAATGTCAGTAAAACCATACTGAACCTGAATAGTTTAGATGGAAATAAATCATATATACATTTGACTAGACATCCTATCTTAATGgagtaataataaaagaaaaaaaaaaacatatctcgGCCTAATAGTATGCCACTAGTTAATAAAgtgttactatatatattttccacAACCATTTCAATTATAAGGAAAAAAGCCATACTTGTCTCTACATGTTGGTGGATCAAATGAACCACAAGGCAAGAACACTTTATCTTCTGAACATCCAATATCTGAGGAAGAAATTTATCTTTCAGAATATTTACTTGTAAATTGCTTTACTGATTTTTATAAAACGTAAatgaaatctatttattttattgatgaaCTTACTGCATTGGCTTGTGTAGTTCCTCCAGTATATGCAGACCCCAAACATAGCACAAACGCTGGCGTAGCTCTGCAGAGTGGCACACACTCCAGCAGGGTTATTACTGCTATCATACTGGCAGGCTAAAAAGAAGTTTTCAGGAGGCACGTGGGAATGGCACGCTTCAAACCTGAGAATGTTCACAATGAAGAAATTTTACTAAAAGCAAATATCACTCTCAAGATGAaaagtttgttgaatttagtttaATTACACCAACAGAATGAACTGACGTGGTGTTAAGTAGATAGCAGTCAGGGTGGGGTGACTTAGGTGTAGCTGAAGGTCCAGCTGTATGTGTAGCTGTAGGTGCAGCTGTAGGCATAGCTGTAGATGTAGCTGAAGGTCCAGCTGTATGTGTAGGTGCAGCTGTAGGCGTAGCTGTAGATGTAGCTGAAGGTCCAGCTGTAGGTGTAGCTGTAGGTGCAGCTGAAGGCATAGCTGTAGGTGCACCTGTAAGTGTAGATGTAGGTGTAGCTGTAGGTAATAGAGCTGGTGGAGTGCAAACTGTATTATTCCAGTTCTCTGCCATTGCTTTACAGTCGTTTGCCAAGGATCCAGGGCAATCATCAGTCTGGTTGTTGTTGCATGTTCCTTAGTAAGAATTATTTGAAACAGTTAATGTTCATACTGTACAAGAACATTTACTTCAACAACAATCATATTATTGTCCACATATTGTTTTATCAAACACAATGcatcttttttttctaaaatgttcaCAAAATATTCTTTTATCTGATATAAACTAAACTATTTCAtctcaaataattatttttttattgtgctgGCTTACCACATTGGCCTTCTGTGTTTTTTCCAAAATACTGGAATGGCAGATTGATGCTGAAGCCAGAGACTCCAAATAGTACATAGGCATTGAGCTTTGGAATTTCCAGTAATAAGTTCAGGTCTGAGCTAATAACCCTCACACCATTATTAACATATGGCAGTGTTAGCATATCATTTCCCTCCAGAGCCTTATAAAAAACAGACaagaacaaataaaacatttacaagaCAGTGAATAGTAAAGACTTAAAAACATCTTTGTTCAGTCGAGCTATACTGTAAATCTCACCTCTAGATTTGCTCCTCCAATTAGCCTCTGATTCCTAAGTGTAATGTTTTGTTCGTTGTAAGACACAATAAGAGATCTGGGACAGGATACGTTCTCAGCAGGGTCACAGTAGACTTTCTCAATGTAGATTGTTAAGTTGAATTGAGGGCTAATTTCCTTCATTAAAATATAAGTGCAGTTTCCTTGGTAAGTGTAATAGAGTccatcaaatgtaatgtaatgggaGTCACCCCAGCCTTGACAAAAGCCTATGATTAGTAGAGGGTGTACAATAAAATAGGTTAGGGACTAACATTTATTAGATCCTTttccttttaaataataaaataattctttaccaaaaaaagattaataatttAGTCATTTTACTGATGTCCCACATgtatatgagtttctttgtttcagcagaacataacatatatatatattttaatggaaaatttaaaTATGCTGATGCTTATGTAAAGTAACTGCATCACAGTAAACTGTAAGTTCATTATTTATACTAATTTAACCTAGCATTTTGCATATTAAAgttcttattcacacacacacacactttttattgCTTGAGAAGACATTAATTCATCCACTAGACCACAGgttacttatgtttttttttttttggttttgtttgttggtttCCACTTGTGTTTGATGAATTCAATGAGACAGACACTTTTAATTAGTTTGTCTTCATCTcaaaaaagaaagtcatatacatttgtatttgtaAAAGTGAACAGCAGAAATTAGGACatcagtatatattttattactctGATGACAACAAATTTAGAGCTTGAGAAGAAGAGCATACTTACAATCACAGACGTAATAAGGACAACAATTGTGATCATCCTCAAACAGCACACTTGGTTGGTGATTTTGACAAGTGATGTTTTGCGGTGGAAGACAATTCCGACGAACAGGCGTGGCGCTTCCATGTATGATTGTACAGTCATAACATGATGGTGGGGTTGTAACTACTGGTAAAGCAGGTGTTCTGTGAGGAGTTTTACTAGTTGTAGATTTTACTTTAGTTGCTGTAGATggtgtcatagtagttgtagtattgggAGTGGCTGTTGAGGTAGGTGTTGTGGTAGAAGATGTTATTGTAgatgttatttttgttgttgttgtcaatggCGTCGGAGGAGTTGTAGTAATGGATGTGGTTGTAATTGTTGAAGTAGGAGTTGTGCCAGAAGTTGTACTAcctggagattttatttcagttgctgtagatggtgTCATAGTAGTTGTCGTAGGTGTTGTGCCAGAAGATATACTAGTTGTagatgatatttctgatgttgtagatagTGTCGGAGGAGTAATggatgtggttgtaaatgttgaagtaggagttgtgccagtagttgtactaccaggagattttatttcagttgctgtagatggtgtcatagtagttgtagtattgggagtggctgttgaagtaggtgttgagccagaagatatactagttgtagatgatatttctgatgttgtagatggtgtcggagaagtaatggatgtggttgtaaatgttgaagtaggtgttatgccagtagttgtactacctggagattttatttcagatggtgtcatagtagttgtagtattgggagtggctgttgaagtaggtgttgtgccagaagatatactagttgtagatgatatttctgatgttgtagatggtgtcggaggagtaatggatgtggttgtgaatgttgaagtaggtgttatgccagtagttgtactacctggagattttatttcagttgctgtagatggtgtcatagtagttgtagtattgggagtggctgttgaagtaggtgttgagccagaagatatactagttgtagataatatttctgatgttgtagatggtgtcggaggagtaatggatgtggttgtaaatgttgaagtaggtgttatgccagtagttgtactacctggagattttatttcagttgctgtagatggtgtcatagtagttgtagtattgggagtggctgttgaagtaggtgttgagccagaagatatactagttgtagatgatatttctgatgttgtagatggtgttggaggagtaatggatgtggttgtaaatgttgaagtaggtgttatgccagtagttgtactacctggagattttatttcagttactgtagatggtgtcatagtagttgtagtattgggagtggctgttgaagtaggtgttgagccagaagatatactagttgtagatgatatttctgatgttgtagatagTGTCGGAGGAGTAATggatgtggttgtaaatgttgaagtaggagttgtgccagtagttgtactaccaggagattttatttcagttgctgtagatggtgtcatagtagttgtagtattgggagtggctgttgaagtaggtgttgagccagaagatatactagttgtagatgatatttctgatgttgtagatggtgtcggagaagtaatggatgtggttgtaaatgttgaagtaggtgttatgccagtagttgtactacctggagattttatttcagatggtgtcatagtagttgtagtattgggagtggctgttgaagtaggtgttgtgccagaagatatactagttgtagatgatatttctgatgttgtagatggtgtcggaggagtaatggatgtggttgtaaatgttAAAGTAAGAGTTGTGCCAGTAGTTGTACTAcctggagattttatttcagttgctgtagatggtgtcatagtagttgtagtattgggagtggctgttgaagtaggtgttgagccagaagatatactagttgtagatgatatttctgatgttgtagatggtgtcggaggagtaatggatgtggttgtaaatgttgaagtaggtgttatgccagtagttgtactacctggagattttatttcagttactgtagatggtgtcatagtagttgtagtattgggAGTGACTGTTGAAGTTGGTGTTGAGCCAGAAGATATACTAGTTGTagatgatatttctgatgttgtagatggcgTCAGAGGAGTAGTAGTAATggatgtggttgtaaatgttgaagtGGGAGTTGTGCCAGTAGTTGTACTAcctggagattttatttcagttactgtagatggtgtcatagtagttgtagtattgggagtggctgttgaagtaggtgttgagccagaagatatactagttgtagatgatatttctgatgttgtagatggcgTCAGAGGAGTTGTAGTAATggatgtggttgtaaatgttgaagtaggAGTTGTGCCAGAAGTTGTACTAcctggagattttatttcagttgctgtagatggtgtcatagtagttgtagtattggcAGTGGCGGTTGAAGTAGGTGTTGAGCCAGAAGATATACTAGTTGTagatgatatttctgatgttgtagatggtgtcggaggagtaatggatgtggttgtaaatgttgaagtaggtgttatgccagtagttgtactacctggagattttgtttcagttgctgtagatggtgTCATAGTAGTTGTGGTATTGGGAGTGGCAGTTGAAGTAGGTGTTGAGCCAGAAGATATACTAGTTGTagatgatatttctgatgttgtagatggtgttggaggagtaatggatgtggttgtaaatgttgaagtaggagttgtgccagtagttgtactacctggagattttatttcagttgctgtagatggtgtcatagtagttgtagtattggcAGTGGCGGTTGAAGTAGGTGTTGAGCCAGAAGATATACTAGTTGTagatgatatttctgatgttgtagatggtgtcGGAGGAGTAATGGATGTGGTTGTATATGTTGAAGTAGGAGTTGTGCCAGTAGTTGTACTAcctggagattttatttcagttgctgtagatggtgtcatagtagttgtagtattgggagtggctgttgaagtaggtgttgagccagaagatatactacttgtagatgatatttctgatgttgtagatggtgttggaggagtaatggatgtggttgtaaatgttgaagtGGGAGTTGTGCCAGTAGTTGTACTAcct
This window contains:
- the LOC130219332 gene encoding intestinal mucin-like protein: MTPSTATEIKSPGSTTSGTTPTSTITTTSITTTPPTPLTTTTKITSTITSSTTTPTSTATPNTTTTMTPSTATKVKSTTSKTPHRTPALPVVTTPPSCYDCTIIHGSATPVRRNCLPPQNITCQNHQPSVLFEDDHNCCPYYVCDCFCQGWGDSHYITFDGLYYTYQGNCTYILMKEISPQFNLTIYIEKVYCDPAENVSCPRSLIVSYNEQNITLRNQRLIGGANLEALEGNDMLTLPYVNNGVRVISSDLNLLLEIPKLNAYVLFGVSGFSINLPFQYFGKNTEGQCGTCNNNQTDDCPGSLANDCKAMAENWNNTVCTPPALLPTATPTSTLTGAPTAMPSAAPTATPTAGPSATSTATPTAAPTHTAGPSATSTAMPTAAPTATHTAGPSATPKSPHPDCYLLNTTFEACHSHVPPENFFLACQYDSSNNPAGVCATLQSYASVCAMFGVCIYWRNYTSQCNIGCSEDKVFLPCGSFDPPTCRDKQMESNITVSTEGCFCSQNTTLFTKDSGVCVPQPCGCLDQSGKPIEFNENYTHNCEDCVCDKARMSVICKPMKCPNVPPVNCTEPFMLVNVTDPSEPCCRRQVCKPKELCAFNNTECKPGTKIHVEPCVECNCAWDPWTELYQMNCYPEMCPDDECLEGFEYVKQDGECCGTCKLISCIYYREDNTKHILYDGDVKNFTCETVSCHEINGSFLIEKSKTVCPYSSTHVCEYGFKYVTKDGGCCGTCEPVACIYHSPDNTIHILKDEEKFEYECQTVTCNQVNGSFELNITSTECIQSSEACVSGFQYVKKDGECCGSCVQVACIYDAPDKTTHVLQEGLRYNFTCMNVTCLKRNDVFTIKESYKKCPSFNQDNCVEGTKRFDEDGCCPICETRNCAPVKNVTRLKVNNCSSTEDVEITSCAGHCDSKSMYSMWTNRNMTNSCSCCQAEKTSIREVTLMCEGDLQISQIYTYIETCTCTPVMCEDYNNLRQGDYD